A segment of the Streptomyces sp. P9-A2 genome:
ACCTCCACGCCCGTACCCGTGCCGGGCCGCGCCCCCACGCGCCGCTCCCCGCCCATGTGCTGCCCGACGCTCTTCGTACCGTCCATGTCGCTCCCGCCCATGCTCATCTGTGCCCCCTCCATCGGTTCGTCCCCGGCCGGCGCCGGTTCGGATGCGTCGTGTCGTCCGTCCGGCCCACCCGTCAGGTTGATCGCCGGCCGCCCGGTCGGTGAGGCTGGAGGGAGACGACACTGTCAACGGGAAGGTCCCCTCGTGATCAGCATCCCGAACCACACACTCAATGACGGCACGACGATCCCCGCCCTGGGTCTGGGCACCTGGCCGATGGACGACGCTCAGGCCGAGCAGTCCGTGACCACGGCCCTGGAAATGGGATACCGCCTCGTCGACACCGCGACGAACTATCGCAACGAGACCGGTGTCGGCCGTGCCGTGGCCCGTGCCGGCGTGCCGCGCGAGGAGGTCGTCGTGACGACGAAGCTCCCCGGCCGCCACCACGGCTACGAGGAGACCCTCGCCTCCTTCGAGGAGTCCCGCGCGCGGCTCGGCCTGGAGTACGTCGACCTGTATCTGATCCACTGGCCGCTCCCCCGGGTCGGCAGGTACGTCGACTCCTGGAAGGCCATGATCAAGCTGCGCGAGGACGGTCTCGTACGGTCGATCGGCGTCTCCAACTTCACGCCCGCCCACATCGAGCGGCTGGAGAAGGAGACCGGGGTGCTGCCCTCGGTCAACCAGGTCGAGCTGCACCCGTTCTTCCCCCAGGAGGAGCTGCGCTCCCACCACGCGGACAAGGGAGTGCTCGTCGAGAGCTGGAGTCCGCTGGGCCGGGGTTCGCAGCTCCTGGACGACCTTGCCGTGGTCGCCGTCGCCGAGGCCCACGGGGTCACCCCGGCCCAGGCGGTGCTGCGCTGGCACATCCAGCTCGGGGTGCTGCCCGTGCCCAAGTCGGCCGACCCCGAGCGGCAGCGCGCCAACCTCGATGTCTTCGGCTTCACGCTGGACGACGCCCAGATGCACACCCTCACGGACCGGTCCCACCGGCGGATCGGCGGGGATCCAAAGGTGCATGAGGAGTTCTGAACCCCGCACGCCGACGGGCCCACGGCCGCACACGTGGTCCAGCCGTGGGCCGTGGGCCCGTCAGGCGCGGGTCACGTCCGGTGGTCGTGGAGTGCGGCGAGCGCGCGGTCGGCGTGCACGTTCATCCGCAGTTCGCTGCGCACGACCTCGAGAACGGTGCGGTCCTGCCCGATGACGAAGGTGACGCGCTTGGTGGGCGCCAGGGAGATTCCCCTCTTCACCCCGAACCGCTCACGGACGGCGCCGTCGGCGTCGGACAGCAGGGGCATGCCGAGCGAGTGCCGTCCGGCGAACTCCGCCTGCCGTTCGACGGCGTCACCGCTGACGCCCACCGGCCGTGCGCCGGCCGCGGCGAACTCGGCTGCCAGGTCACGGAAGTGACAGGCCTGCGCGGTGCAGCCGGCGGTCAGCGCGGCCGGATAGAAGAACAGCACCACGGGCCCCTCGGCGAGCAGCTCCGACAGCCTGCGGACGGTACCCGTCCCGTCCGGCAGCGCGAAGTCCTCGACCGTGTCGCCCTTCTCCGGGATTGCGCTCATGACGTGCTCTCCGCACCCTTGGCGACCCCCCGCGCCCACAACACCAGCGGCAGTTGCAGGGGCAGCCGCCCCCAGGCGGCGGCCTGCTGCGGCGCGGGGCGGCGACGCCGGTCCACAGCCATCTTCACGTTGGCGGGGAAGACCCCGACGAAGAAGGCGGCCGTGGCCAGTGCGGCGGCCCTGCGGGTCTGCGGCAGCGCCACCCCGGCGGCCAGCGCGAGCTCGGCGGCGCCGCTGGCATAGGTCCAGGCCCGGGGCGAGCCCGGCAGGGAGCGCGGCACGATGTGGTCGAACCGGTGCGGGGCGGTGAAGTGGGCGGTGCCCGCGGCGGCCAGCAGGCCGGCGAGCAGCAGGGGTGAGCGATCGGACCGTGACACGGTTCCTCCTCCGGTGGCCTGCCCCGCGACATTACCGGACGGTAAGTATGGAGGGCCACCGGGCCGTGAGCGTGTCAGGCGGCTCCGGCCGGGGTGGTGCCGCGCGGTTCCGTTTCCTCTTCGGCGGCGTGGGCGAGGAAGTCGTCGACCATGCGGTGGAAGAGCGTGGCGAGCTGCCGCAGTTCCGCCGGGGACCAGTCGGAGAGAGCCACCTGCATGGCCCGCGCCCCGACCTCACGGATGCGGGTGATGGCCTCCCGGCCCGTCTCGGTGAGTTCGACGCGGTGGGCGCGGCGGTCGTCGGGATCCGGGACCCGGATGACGTGGCCGGATTTCTGCAGTTGCTGCACGGTGCGGGTGACGTGCGACGCCTCGACGCCCAGGCGGGCGGCCAGTTCGCCCGGCCGCAGCGGTTCGATGTCGGCCGCCTGCCGCAGCAGCGCGACGGCCGCACGGTCCAGGGGGACGCCCGCCATGGCCATCAGCCGTTCGTGCTGGCGGGCGCGGGAGCCCAGATAGGTGACACGCGTGAGCGCACGCTCGATCTCGGCCACTTCCGGTGAGGCGGGGATGTCGGGTACCGAGGATGCGCGCATGCGTCCACTTTACCATCTCATTGCGTAACTCAATCAATCTGCGGGGGCACGGAACGTACTGCTCCGCCCGCCCGCGGGCGCCGCTCCGGCGAAGCCGCGGGCCGCGACGCGCGGCGGGACGTACGGAGCCCGACCCCGTCCGCACCCCTGCCACCGACCGCACGGATCCCCCACCGGCTGCCGCCGCACCCGCCGACGAGGTGCGCCGCAGCGCCCGCACCCGGTACGGCATTCCGGACGAGACGGAGTGATCCGGCAGCGGCTTCACAAGTGTTGAGGAACGCTTCACCATCGGTACGCCAATGAGCCCTTGGCATGGACGCGTCTAACCGCGATGCTGAACCCTCTTGCCCCCCACAGCCGTTGGGCTGCGCCCGGATCCCGAGGAGGACGCAGTGTCGTCCAGCACCTTCCGAACTCACCGCAGGAGATGGCTGACCGGTCTCGCCGGCGCCTTCGCCTTCGTCATCGCCTTCCCCGCCACCGCCTTCGCCGCACCACCGCCGGCCCTGCCGGCCTCCGCCGACGCTCTCGACCGGACGTACCAGCCCGCCTACGACTACGACACCGACGGGTGCTACCCCACCCCCGCGATCGGTCCGGACGGCGCGATCAACCCCGGGCTCAACCCGACGGGCGCCCTCAACGGCAACTGCCGTGACGCCCCGGACCTGGACAGCACCAACGGCTACTCGCGTTCGAAGTGCAACAACGGCTGGTGCGCCATCGTCTACGCCCTGTACTTCGAGAAGGACCAGGCCCTTCCGGGCGTCAGCCTCGGCGGCCACCGCCACGACTGGGAGCACGTCGTGGTGTGGGTGCAGAACGACACGGCCCAGTACGTCTCCACCTCCAACCACGGCTCGTTCTCGATCCATGCGAGGTCGGCGGTCCGCTTCGACGGGGCGCACCCGAAGATCGTCTACCACAAGGACGGCATCAGCACGCACTGCTTCCGGCTCGCGAGCGCGGGCGACGAACCGCCGGAGAACCACAAGGGCACCTGGCAGTACCCGGCTCTGGTCGGCTGGAACGGATATCCGGCCGGGCTGCGCGACAAGCTCGTCCAGCACAACTTCGGCAGTGCGAACTTCGGCCTCAAGGACGGGAGTTTCGCCTCCCATCTCGCCGCGGCGAAGCCGTCGGGCATCCCGTTCGACCCGAACGCCTGACCTGGAGACCCCTTCAGGTCCGAACATCCGGCCGCCCGTCACCAGGAGCCCGGACGGATCCGTCGTCCGGGCCTCCGGACCGGCCCGCCCTGCACGGGAGCCCGTGCCGAAGGGTCTATCGTGTCGCCATGTCCGTCCCCGAACTGATCCGTGTCGTCTCCCGCGACTCGCCCATGGCGCTTGCCCAAGTGGAGCGTGTCCGGGCCAACTTGGCCGACGCCCTGCCCGGTGTGCGTACCGTGGTCGTCCCCGTGCGGACCACCGGCGACAAGTGGCTGGGCGACCTGGCGCAGGTGGAGGGCAAGGGCGCGTTCACCAAGGAGGTCGACGCCGCGCTGCTGACCGGCGAGGCGGATCTCGCGGTGCACTGCGTCAAGGACGTGCCCGCCGACCGCCCGCTCCCCGCGGGCACCGTGTTCGCCGCGTTCCTGAAGCGGGACGACGTCCGTGACGCCCTCGTGCACCTGGACGGACTCACCCTGGACGAGTTGCCGGCCGGGTCCCGGATCGGCACCTCCTCCGTGCGCCGTGTCGCGCAGCTGGCCGCCTCCCATCCACACCTCCGGTGCGTACCGTTCCGCGGCAACGCCAACCGGCGGCTGGCGAAGCTCGCAGCGGGTGAGGCCGACGCGCTGCTGCTCGCGGTCTCCGGCCTGGAACGCATCGACCGCCGCGACGTGATCAGCGAGCTCCTCTCCCCCGAGACGATGATGCCGCCCATCGGCGCGGGCGTTCTCGCGCTCCAGTGCCGTGAGGACGACACGGATCTCATCGACGCGGTCAGTGCCCTCGGCCATCCGGACACGCATCGGGAGACCACCGCCGAGCGGATGTTCCTGCACGTGCTGCAGGGACACTGCAACAGTCCGATCGCCGGGTACGCGCGGGTCGACCGGAGCGGCGAACTGTCACTGCGGGCCTGTGTCTTCACCCCGGACGGCAAGGTACGGCTGAACGCCCACGAGTGGGCCGGCCCGCTGGATCCGGCGACGCTCGGTATCTCGGTCGCGGTCGCCCTGCTGCGTCAGGGCGCCCGCGAGGTCATCGACGGGATCCCGCACTGACACCGGTTCAACCGGCTCAGGCGGTGCCCTCCTCTGCCTGTTCCTGCAGGAACACGCCGATCTGATGCGCGAGGCCTTCCCGGACCCCGTCCGACGGGGTCGCGGCGGGTCCCTCACACACGTCGATGCCGCCCGACCACAGGCGGCGGCCGGTCCACTCCTCGTCGACCCGCAACTGCACCTGGACGTCGACATGGCTCAGGGACGCCTCGGGTCCGGCCGCGCAGAGCACGGCGGTGGCACGGCGCAGCGGATAGACGTCGAATCCCTCGATGAACTGCGAGTTGCGCCAGTCGAGGAACGCGCTCTCCCCGTCGGGGCCGATCCGTACGTCGACCTGACCGTCCTCGAGATGAATTCCGACGTTCCGCTCACCGCGGTTCTCGACGGTCACGCGAACGCTGAAGTACGTCAGCCCTTGGGCCGCGTCGTCCCGTCCGCGGGGCGGCTCGCCCGATTCCAGACGGTGGACGCGGACCCGCAGACCGGCATGTTCGTCGTACTCCTGCCAGTCCCCGACCACGTTCGGCTCGTACACGGTGCACCTCTCGACTTCTGTCGCTGTTTCCTATCTGTGGGCTCGGCGCACTGTCAAATGAGCGGAATGCGCCATGGTCGGACACTTCGTCCCCGGCGGCCGCCGATCAAGCGCTGCGCTGGCACGATCCGCCGGACCCGCCGGCCGGTCCGCGCGGCGGCGTGCCGCACATCACGTCGCCCACGGTGATCGCCACGCCCCGGCCCGGCGATCTCCTGACCGGCGCCGCCGGGCACGCCCCGCGTCGCCGGTCCCCGGGCGCCGCGACCGGCACAACGGCCCCCACCGGACTCCGGAATTTCACGTGCTGAATTCCCCCGGTTCCACAGCGTGCGATCCCTTCGATTCCCAGTGCATTCCCGCCCTGAATTCAGGAAACCGTTTCACCACCGCTGGACAGGGAATGAGTGGTTCAGTGCTTCGGACCGGAGGCACGACCGTGGGAACCGGCTCGCCGCCCCCGGGTCTCCTCCGTGTGGTCCGAGTCCGCGCTCCCACGGTGCCCGTCCACCCGGCACCTGCTCAGGGAGGTGCGCGTCATGCGTATCGCCGGCAGCACCACGAAGCCGCATCCTCACCACGACGCCCCGGACACCGCTCAGGACTTCGTCCGCCTCACCCGGCTGCCACAAGGCCCCGAGCGCAAGGCGCTGCGGGACGCACTCGTCCGTTCCTGGCTCCCCATGGCCGAGCGGATCGCCGTGCGCTTCCGCGGGCGCGGCGAGGCGCTGGAGGACCTGTACCAGGTGGCTGCCCTGGGACTGGTCAAGGCCGTCGACCACTACGACCCGGCGCGCGGCACCGCCTTCGAGGCGTACGCCGTGCCGACCGTCACCGGGGAGATCAAACGCCACTTCCGTGACCACATGTGGACCCTGCACGTGCCCCGCCGGGTGCAGGACCTGCGCAACCGGGTGCGGCACGCCGCCAAGGAGCTGGCGCAGATCACTCCCGGCCGGGCCCCGACGACCGCCGAGATCGCCGCGTACGCGCAGCTGACCGAGGACGAGGTGCGCACCGGCACGGAGGCCCTGGAGTGCTTCTCCGCACTGTCTCTGGAGGCGGAGATGCCGGGCACGGACGGCTACGCGCTCGGGGACTCGCTCGGCGGTCCGGACCCCGCGTACGACACGGTCGTCGACCGGGTGGCGGTCCGGCCCTGTCTCGAGGCGCTTCCGGAGCGCGAGCGGCTCATCCTCTATCTGCGGTTCTTCCGGGGCATGACGCAGAGCAGTATCGCCGAGTTGCTCGGCATCTCGCAGATGCACGTGTCCCGCCTGCTCAGCAATTGCTTCGCCCAGGTGCGCGAGGAGTTGCGGGCAGAGGCCGGCTGAACCGGTCCGCCCGGCCCGTCACGGTCCGGCCGTCGCGCCCCGGGCGCAGGGCGGGACGGGCCGGGGCGGCCGGACCGGTGGCCTCCGGACCACCCGGGGCACCGAGCCGGTCCAGGGCCTTCCCCAGCTCCGCCCGGATCCCCGGCGGCAGCACACCGGTGCGTCCCGAGGCCACGATCGTCCCGGCGATGTCACGGAGCTTGACGTTGGTGTGCTGGGAGACCTCCCTCAGCACCGTCCACCCCTGATCGGGCGACACCCGTCCGAGGGCGACGACCACGCCGATCGCCTGGTCCACCACCGCGTGCGAGACGACCGCCTCCTTCAGCTGCTGCACCTCTTCCTCCAGCTGAAGGATTCGGTCCGCTTCCCCGTCCGTGGGCATGGTCACCTCCGGGTCCGGTGTGCCGCTTCCGTGCCGCCCGCACCCGCGTTCGGGCGCCTTCGGCGGGTGTCCGGCTCCTCCATCGTCGTCATTCGTCCCGTCCTGTGCCACCGGGCATGTCCACGGCCCCCGCCGCACGGGTCCGGGTACCACCGTCGGGGTACTCGGCAGGCGCCCGGAGCCGTACAGGCCGGACACTGGAGTCCCCGGGTCATTGCCAGGCCGACGAGATCAGCGATCAGGACGCGACTGTGACGAACCACGACATGCCCTCCCCCTCCGGCACGACGGACGTCTTCTCGACGCACTCCGTGTACGGGACCCCCTGCTGGGTGAGTCTGACCAGCCGCGATCTGGGGACGACCGAGGAGTTCTACGGTGCCGTGCTGGGCTGGCGGTGGCGCCCGGTCCGGCTGGGTGAGCGGTTCCGGGTCGCCCTGGCGGACGGCGCACCGGTGGCGGGCGTCGCCGCGGTCGCCGACATGTGGCGGATGGCCGTGGCCTGGACCCCGTACTTCGCGGCGCGCAGCGCGGACGAGGCGGTGGCGCGGGTGCAGGAACGCGGCGGCACTCTGGCGGTCGGCCCGATCTCACTGCCCCCGGGGCGCGCGGCACTGCTGGCCGACCGGGACGGCGCGACCTTCGGGGTGTGGGAGGGCGAGCTGTCCACCGACTGGCTCAGCTGGCAGCGGTCCCAGCCCTCCTTCGTCAGGCTGCACACCCGGGATGCCTTCGACGCCGCCATCTTCTACGGCGAGGTCTTCGACTGGGGTACGACGGGGACGGGCCGCACGGAGGTCGTCTACGAAGGCGAGGAGGTGGTGCTGCGCGGGGACGGGCAGGTCCTCGCCTGCATCGAGTCGGGGGCGCTGGGATCGGCGCCCGATCCGACGATCAGGCCGCACTGGCAGGTGCACTTCAGCGTGACGGACGTGGACGCCTGCGTCCGCGCGGCCGAGCGGCACGGCGGCAGCGTGGTGACCCTGCGTGACAGCGAGGCCGTACTGCGCGACAACGAGGGCGCCGTGTTCACGGTGACCGCGCGCCGGGGCCGCTGACCCCGGGAGGGCCGCGGTCCCTCATTCGGCGGTGTGCGACGGCCGGGACAACAGCACCAGACTGCGCGAGCCCACGGTCAGCCTGGTGTCCGCCTTGCACTCCGACTCGTCGGGGACGCCGTCCGGGTCGGCGGTGTCGATCAGCGCCGTCCAGCGCTCGCCGTAGGCGGCGTCCGGAAGGCGGAAGTCCACCGGCTCCCAATGGCTGTTGAACAGCAGCAGGAAGGAGTCGTCGACCAGGCGCCGGCCACGCGGGTCCGGTTCGGCGATGGCGTCGCCGTTGAGGAAGACACCGACGCTGTGCGCGTCCGAGCGCCGCCAGTCGACGTCGGACATCTCCTCGGCGTTCGGCAGCAGCCACACCAGGTCGGGCAGGCCCCGGCCCGCGCGGGACGCCGGCCCGCCGTGGAAGAAGCGGCGGCGCCGCAGTACGGGGTGGGCGATCCGCAGCGAGATGACGCGCCGGGTGAAGTCCAGCAGGGAACGCTGTTCCTCGGTCAGCTTCCAGTCTATCCAGGAGATCTCGTTGTCCTGGCAGTAGGCGTTGTTGTTGCCGCGCTGGCTGCGGCCCACTTCGTCGCCGTGCGAGAGCATCGGGATGCCCTGCGAGAGGAGCAGTGTGGCAAGGAAGTTGCGCTGGCGGCGGGCCCGCAGTTCGAGTACGGACGGGTCGTCGGTGTCGCCCTCCGCGCCGCTGTTCCAGGACCGGTTGTGGCTCTCGCCGTCCCGGTTGCCCTCGCCGTTGGCCGTGTTGTGCTTGTCGTTGTACGAGACGAGGTCGCGCAGGGTGAAGCCGTCGTGCGCGGTGACGAAGTTGACGCTGGCGCGGGGCCGTCTCCTGCTGTGCGCGTACAGGTCGGAGGAGCCGGTGAGGCGGGAGGCGAACTCGCCGAGCGTGTGCGGCTCGGCACGCCAGAAGTCCCGTACGGCGTCCCGGTACTTGCCGTTCCACTCCGACCACAGCTGGGGGAAGTTGCCGACCTGGTAGCCGCCCTCGCCGACGTCCCAGGGTTCGGCGATGAGCTTGACGCGGCTGATCACGGGGTCCTGCTGGATGAGGTCGAAGAAC
Coding sequences within it:
- a CDS encoding aldo/keto reductase gives rise to the protein MISIPNHTLNDGTTIPALGLGTWPMDDAQAEQSVTTALEMGYRLVDTATNYRNETGVGRAVARAGVPREEVVVTTKLPGRHHGYEETLASFEESRARLGLEYVDLYLIHWPLPRVGRYVDSWKAMIKLREDGLVRSIGVSNFTPAHIERLEKETGVLPSVNQVELHPFFPQEELRSHHADKGVLVESWSPLGRGSQLLDDLAVVAVAEAHGVTPAQAVLRWHIQLGVLPVPKSADPERQRANLDVFGFTLDDAQMHTLTDRSHRRIGGDPKVHEEF
- a CDS encoding peroxiredoxin, with translation MSAIPEKGDTVEDFALPDGTGTVRRLSELLAEGPVVLFFYPAALTAGCTAQACHFRDLAAEFAAAGARPVGVSGDAVERQAEFAGRHSLGMPLLSDADGAVRERFGVKRGISLAPTKRVTFVIGQDRTVLEVVRSELRMNVHADRALAALHDHRT
- a CDS encoding MarR family winged helix-turn-helix transcriptional regulator, with translation MRASSVPDIPASPEVAEIERALTRVTYLGSRARQHERLMAMAGVPLDRAAVALLRQAADIEPLRPGELAARLGVEASHVTRTVQQLQKSGHVIRVPDPDDRRAHRVELTETGREAITRIREVGARAMQVALSDWSPAELRQLATLFHRMVDDFLAHAAEEETEPRGTTPAGAA
- a CDS encoding NPP1 family protein — its product is MSSSTFRTHRRRWLTGLAGAFAFVIAFPATAFAAPPPALPASADALDRTYQPAYDYDTDGCYPTPAIGPDGAINPGLNPTGALNGNCRDAPDLDSTNGYSRSKCNNGWCAIVYALYFEKDQALPGVSLGGHRHDWEHVVVWVQNDTAQYVSTSNHGSFSIHARSAVRFDGAHPKIVYHKDGISTHCFRLASAGDEPPENHKGTWQYPALVGWNGYPAGLRDKLVQHNFGSANFGLKDGSFASHLAAAKPSGIPFDPNA
- the hemC gene encoding hydroxymethylbilane synthase, producing the protein MSVPELIRVVSRDSPMALAQVERVRANLADALPGVRTVVVPVRTTGDKWLGDLAQVEGKGAFTKEVDAALLTGEADLAVHCVKDVPADRPLPAGTVFAAFLKRDDVRDALVHLDGLTLDELPAGSRIGTSSVRRVAQLAASHPHLRCVPFRGNANRRLAKLAAGEADALLLAVSGLERIDRRDVISELLSPETMMPPIGAGVLALQCREDDTDLIDAVSALGHPDTHRETTAERMFLHVLQGHCNSPIAGYARVDRSGELSLRACVFTPDGKVRLNAHEWAGPLDPATLGISVAVALLRQGAREVIDGIPH
- a CDS encoding RNA polymerase sigma factor SigF, with the protein product MRIAGSTTKPHPHHDAPDTAQDFVRLTRLPQGPERKALRDALVRSWLPMAERIAVRFRGRGEALEDLYQVAALGLVKAVDHYDPARGTAFEAYAVPTVTGEIKRHFRDHMWTLHVPRRVQDLRNRVRHAAKELAQITPGRAPTTAEIAAYAQLTEDEVRTGTEALECFSALSLEAEMPGTDGYALGDSLGGPDPAYDTVVDRVAVRPCLEALPERERLILYLRFFRGMTQSSIAELLGISQMHVSRLLSNCFAQVREELRAEAG
- a CDS encoding VOC family protein, with product MPSPSGTTDVFSTHSVYGTPCWVSLTSRDLGTTEEFYGAVLGWRWRPVRLGERFRVALADGAPVAGVAAVADMWRMAVAWTPYFAARSADEAVARVQERGGTLAVGPISLPPGRAALLADRDGATFGVWEGELSTDWLSWQRSQPSFVRLHTRDAFDAAIFYGEVFDWGTTGTGRTEVVYEGEEVVLRGDGQVLACIESGALGSAPDPTIRPHWQVHFSVTDVDACVRAAERHGGSVVTLRDSEAVLRDNEGAVFTVTARRGR